A stretch of the Synergistota bacterium genome encodes the following:
- the zapB gene encoding cell division protein ZapB — protein sequence MLEELKALEEKIDSLVALVGKLREENRALKEELSKVNEKLKTYEELEKERERFLMEKKDMEDRIKRIFSKLVSVVNKESK from the coding sequence TTGCTGGAGGAGCTTAAAGCCCTTGAGGAAAAGATAGATTCTCTTGTAGCCTTGGTTGGAAAGCTCAGAGAAGAAAACAGGGCTTTAAAAGAGGAACTTTCAAAGGTAAATGAGAAACTCAAAACCTATGAGGAGCTGGAAAAAGAAAGGGAACGCTTTTTAATGGAGAAGAAAGATATGGAAGATAGGATAAAGCGTATATTTAGCAAGCTTGTAAGTGTGGTTAACAAGGAAAGCAAGTAA
- the zapA gene encoding cell division protein ZapA has protein sequence MAKVRLTVLGESYWIKGEDPEEKLQEVALLISSTLEDVERKYPQLKDKEKLLMLALTLAEKLVSLKFELIGISRKVEECLAKD, from the coding sequence ATGGCTAAAGTTAGGTTGACAGTGCTTGGGGAATCCTATTGGATAAAAGGTGAAGATCCGGAGGAAAAGCTTCAGGAGGTCGCTCTCTTAATAAGCTCTACTTTAGAGGATGTGGAGAGAAAGTATCCTCAACTTAAGGACAAGGAGAAGTTACTTATGCTTGCCTTAACACTTGCGGAAAAGTTGGTAAGCCTTAAATTTGAGTTAATAGGTATAAGTAGGAAGGTAGAGGAGTGTCTGGCGAAAGATTAA
- a CDS encoding CvpA family protein, with product MSGERLSFGFLDLLSLITLLFFSVRGWFKGIARELCAMIGLVLGLVAAFKYSSALSSILGRNFPTISPLSRVIAFALIFLCILVFFSLLGGFLNKILRILWLGWFDRMGGLLLGLVEGGFIISILFWGINLLPDSTILKELKGESFIYKIFESHALPYLREMIGKLKWR from the coding sequence GTGTCTGGCGAAAGATTAAGTTTTGGGTTCTTAGATCTCCTTTCTTTAATAACGTTATTATTTTTCTCTGTAAGAGGGTGGTTTAAGGGAATAGCAAGGGAGTTATGCGCTATGATTGGTTTGGTTTTAGGATTGGTCGCAGCATTTAAGTATTCTTCAGCTTTATCCTCTATCTTGGGGAGAAACTTCCCAACTATCTCTCCTCTCTCTAGAGTTATAGCTTTCGCTCTGATATTTTTATGCATTTTGGTGTTTTTCTCCCTTTTAGGTGGATTTCTTAATAAAATTCTTAGAATTTTGTGGCTTGGCTGGTTTGATAGGATGGGAGGTTTGCTTTTGGGTTTGGTAGAGGGAGGTTTTATTATCTCTATTCTTTTCTGGGGGATTAATCTTTTGCCTGATAGTACCATTCTTAAGGAGCTTAAAGGGGAATCTTTTATTTATAAAATTTTTGAAAGTCATGCATTACCTTACTTAAGGGAGATGATAGGTAAACTAAAATGGAGGTAG